In Microbacterium sp. AB, a single genomic region encodes these proteins:
- a CDS encoding acylneuraminate cytidylyltransferase: MGEVVAVIPARGGSKGVPRKNLRRVGGLPLVARAIVAAQEASGVDRVVVSTDDAEIAGVAEEWGARAVPRPAELAGDEASSESALIHVCDVLASEGVDVGVVVLLQATSPFIVPSLLDEAIALVAEGVFDTVLSAVSTYGFLWERDASGAASAVNHDSARRPRRQDRSPQLLETGAFYAMDAAGFRAARHRFFGRVGVVEVPERTAIEIDSPEQLELAGAVAPLVRDDGGIDVDAVVTDFDGVHTDDTAIVDADGREQVRVSRSDGMGVDLLRRAGIPVLILSTERNRVVAARARKLRVDVRQGLDDKASALRAWTAERGVALSRIAYLGNDVNDLDCLEAVGWPVAVRGAHPLVTAAARVVLDRPGGAGAVRELAELVLRARRDESRSGLGSREAERKTT; encoded by the coding sequence ATGGGCGAGGTCGTCGCCGTCATCCCCGCCCGCGGCGGGTCGAAGGGCGTGCCGCGCAAGAACCTGCGGCGCGTGGGAGGTCTTCCCCTCGTCGCCCGTGCGATCGTCGCGGCGCAGGAGGCGTCCGGCGTGGACCGGGTGGTGGTGTCGACCGACGACGCCGAGATCGCGGGCGTCGCGGAGGAGTGGGGAGCGCGGGCCGTGCCGCGGCCCGCGGAGCTCGCCGGAGACGAGGCGAGCTCCGAGAGCGCGCTCATCCACGTCTGCGACGTGCTCGCGTCGGAGGGCGTCGACGTCGGCGTGGTCGTCCTCCTGCAGGCGACGTCGCCGTTCATCGTGCCGTCGCTGCTCGACGAGGCGATCGCGCTCGTGGCGGAGGGCGTCTTCGACACCGTCCTGTCCGCGGTCTCGACCTACGGGTTCCTCTGGGAGCGCGACGCCTCGGGAGCCGCCTCGGCGGTCAACCACGACAGCGCCCGGCGGCCCCGACGGCAGGACAGGTCGCCGCAGCTCCTCGAGACCGGCGCCTTCTACGCGATGGACGCCGCCGGGTTCCGAGCCGCGCGTCACCGCTTCTTCGGACGCGTCGGCGTCGTCGAGGTGCCGGAGCGCACCGCGATCGAGATCGACTCCCCGGAGCAGCTGGAGCTCGCCGGGGCCGTCGCGCCGCTGGTCCGCGACGACGGCGGGATCGACGTCGACGCCGTCGTGACCGACTTCGACGGCGTGCACACCGACGACACGGCGATCGTCGACGCCGACGGCCGCGAGCAGGTGCGTGTCAGCCGCTCGGACGGGATGGGCGTCGACCTCCTGAGACGTGCGGGCATCCCGGTGCTGATCCTCTCGACGGAGCGCAACCGGGTCGTCGCGGCACGTGCGCGCAAGCTGCGCGTCGACGTCCGTCAGGGGCTCGACGACAAGGCGTCCGCTCTCCGGGCATGGACGGCTGAGCGGGGCGTCGCGCTGTCGCGGATCGCCTATCTGGGGAACGACGTCAACGACCTCGACTGCCTGGAGGCCGTCGGATGGCCCGTGGCGGTGCGCGGAGCCCATCCGCTCGTGACGGCCGCCGCCCGCGTCGTGCTCGACCGTCCCGGCGGAGCCGGAGCGGTGCGGGAACTGGCCGAGCTCGTCCTGCGGGCACGGCGTGACGAGTCCCGATCGGGGCTCGGATCCAGGGAAGCGGAAAGGAAGACGACATGA
- a CDS encoding N-acetylneuraminate synthase family protein has protein sequence MTVAIGGRVVGGGRPAYVIAEIGLNHNGDVELAKRLIDVAADAGADAVKLQKRTPEIATPDHMRDVPRETPWGTMTYLDYRRRVELDRDAYVEIADHALLRGLDWFASPWDVPSVAFLEDLGVVAHKIASACLTDTGLLEAVRDTGKPVVLSTGMSTMEQIDRALETLGTDRVVLLHATSTYPMEPEEANLRVIPMLRDRYPGVPVGYSGHERGLQISLAAVALGAVAVERHITLDRTMWGSDHAASLEPAGLEHLVRDIRIVETALGDGVKRVFPGELAPLAKLRRVPA, from the coding sequence ATGACCGTCGCGATCGGAGGCCGCGTGGTGGGCGGTGGGCGTCCCGCCTACGTCATCGCGGAGATCGGCCTCAACCACAACGGCGACGTCGAGCTCGCCAAGCGCCTGATCGACGTCGCGGCCGACGCGGGGGCCGACGCCGTGAAGCTCCAGAAGCGCACGCCGGAGATCGCGACGCCCGACCACATGCGCGACGTGCCCCGCGAGACGCCCTGGGGCACGATGACGTACCTCGACTACCGCCGTCGCGTGGAGCTCGACCGCGACGCCTACGTCGAGATCGCCGACCATGCGCTGCTGCGCGGACTCGACTGGTTCGCGTCGCCGTGGGATGTGCCGAGCGTGGCGTTCCTCGAGGACCTCGGCGTCGTCGCCCACAAGATCGCCTCCGCGTGCCTCACGGACACGGGGCTGCTCGAGGCCGTGCGCGACACCGGCAAGCCGGTCGTCCTGTCCACCGGGATGTCGACGATGGAGCAGATCGACCGCGCGCTCGAGACCCTCGGCACCGATCGCGTCGTACTCCTGCACGCGACCTCCACGTACCCGATGGAGCCGGAGGAGGCGAACCTGCGCGTCATCCCGATGCTCCGCGACCGGTACCCGGGCGTGCCCGTCGGATACTCCGGGCACGAGCGGGGCCTGCAGATCTCGCTGGCCGCCGTGGCGCTGGGCGCCGTGGCGGTCGAGCGCCACATCACGCTCGACAGGACGATGTGGGGCTCCGACCACGCCGCGTCGCTCGAGCCCGCGGGGCTCGAGCACCTCGTCCGCGACATCCGGATCGTCGAGACCGCGCTCGGCGACGGCGTCAAGCGGGTGTTCCCCGGCGAGCTCGCGCCTCTGGCGAAGCTGCGCCGCGTCCCCGCGTGA
- a CDS encoding DUF6716 putative glycosyltransferase: protein MTSAAALRVAAVADSDSYVKWAAALLGASGAEARLLVLATPLTVSDAQLADALEGSGLRPARVRRVSYDELPGSLAEFGADAVLLAARGPLVRVLARRIAAQESAPVLFGGIPGITFPAGRRALLYRVQCDLLVLHSHREVRDFAALAAREGRPQRFGLARLPFAAAGGERRAPGGTDLVFAAQAIVPRERADRVRVVDLLVRAAEADPSRRVVLKLRSVRGERETHPERHAYAELLEARSGRPPNLVVASGPMSRALDSAQGLVTVSSTAAVEAVARGIPVILLDLFGVSGPLVNTVFAGSGLFGDEDAVARREFRSPDPRWLRDNYLHDPAEDDWAERLAALVSLRRRGELPVTPPLARRGGRLRDAWERKRVLGRHDRTASGTVALVIGAPARGVVRMAQRVRRVLRSRAEAPSPGTPV, encoded by the coding sequence GTGACGAGCGCCGCCGCCCTGCGGGTCGCCGCCGTCGCCGACTCCGACTCGTACGTCAAGTGGGCGGCGGCGCTGCTCGGGGCGTCGGGCGCCGAGGCGCGGCTGCTCGTGCTCGCGACGCCGCTCACGGTGAGCGACGCGCAGCTCGCGGACGCCCTCGAGGGCAGCGGGCTGCGCCCGGCGCGGGTCCGCCGTGTCTCCTACGACGAGCTGCCCGGCAGCCTCGCGGAGTTCGGAGCCGATGCCGTCCTCCTCGCGGCCCGTGGTCCGCTCGTCCGCGTCCTGGCCCGCCGGATCGCGGCGCAGGAGAGCGCCCCCGTCCTCTTCGGCGGGATCCCCGGGATCACGTTCCCGGCGGGACGGCGCGCTCTCCTCTACCGCGTGCAGTGCGACCTGCTCGTGCTCCACTCGCATCGCGAGGTGCGGGACTTCGCGGCGCTCGCGGCGCGCGAGGGGCGGCCGCAGCGCTTCGGCCTGGCGCGCCTGCCGTTCGCTGCGGCCGGAGGCGAGCGGCGGGCGCCGGGCGGGACGGATCTCGTCTTCGCCGCGCAGGCGATCGTCCCGCGCGAGCGCGCGGACCGCGTGCGGGTGGTCGACCTGCTCGTCCGCGCCGCGGAGGCGGATCCGAGCCGCCGCGTGGTCCTGAAGCTGCGGAGCGTGAGGGGCGAGCGCGAGACCCATCCCGAGCGGCATGCGTACGCGGAGCTGCTCGAGGCCCGGAGCGGGCGCCCGCCGAACCTCGTCGTCGCCTCGGGGCCCATGTCCCGCGCCCTCGACAGCGCGCAGGGACTCGTCACGGTGAGCTCGACGGCCGCCGTCGAGGCCGTCGCGCGCGGGATCCCGGTGATCCTGCTCGACCTCTTCGGCGTCTCCGGCCCGCTCGTCAACACGGTGTTCGCGGGCAGCGGGCTCTTCGGCGACGAGGACGCCGTCGCGCGCCGGGAGTTCCGCAGCCCCGACCCGCGCTGGCTGCGCGACAACTACCTGCACGACCCGGCGGAGGACGACTGGGCCGAGCGGCTCGCGGCGCTCGTCTCGCTGCGCAGACGGGGCGAGCTGCCGGTGACGCCTCCGCTCGCGCGCCGGGGCGGCCGGCTGCGCGACGCGTGGGAGCGCAAGCGCGTGCTCGGGCGCCACGACCGGACGGCGTCGGGCACCGTGGCGCTCGTGATCGGGGCGCCCGCTCGCGGCGTCGTGCGGATGGCGCAGCGCGTGCGGCGCGTGCTGAGGAGCCGGGCGGAGGCGCCTTCGCCCGGCACCCCCGTATGA
- a CDS encoding GlxA family transcriptional regulator gives MIRVPEPSGAVLRRVAVIVPEGAKPLDVGIPAQVFTTRGSMPYEVRVCGAEPGLVAGGDGLSYHVAHGLEALEWADIVFIPGSRSPGSEDPPSAVVDALVAAHARGARLAAISTGAFALAATGLLDGRRATTHWHYTRALARRHPRVRVDENVLFVDEGSVLTSAGAASGIDLCLHILRSDLGVAASNHAARRLVAAPYRSGGQAQYVPRSVPEPIGERFAATREWALHRLGEPLTLEALARHAAVSPRTFSRRFVEDTGYTPMQWVMRARIDLARELLERSELGVEQIAADVGLGTGANLRLHFQRILDTTPTEYRRTFTLGS, from the coding sequence CTGATCCGCGTGCCCGAGCCGTCCGGAGCCGTCCTCCGCCGCGTCGCCGTGATCGTCCCCGAGGGCGCGAAGCCGCTCGACGTCGGCATCCCCGCTCAGGTGTTCACGACCCGCGGGAGCATGCCCTACGAGGTGCGCGTCTGCGGCGCCGAGCCGGGCCTCGTGGCCGGCGGCGACGGCCTCTCGTACCACGTGGCCCACGGCCTCGAGGCGCTCGAATGGGCCGACATCGTCTTCATCCCCGGCTCTCGGTCGCCCGGCAGCGAGGATCCGCCGTCCGCCGTCGTCGACGCGCTCGTCGCGGCGCATGCGCGCGGCGCCCGCCTCGCCGCCATCTCGACGGGCGCGTTCGCGCTGGCCGCCACCGGCCTGCTCGACGGCCGGCGGGCGACGACGCACTGGCACTACACCCGTGCGCTCGCCCGCAGGCATCCGCGGGTCCGCGTGGACGAGAACGTCCTCTTCGTCGACGAGGGCAGCGTCCTCACCTCCGCGGGCGCGGCGTCGGGGATCGACCTGTGCCTGCACATCCTGCGCTCCGACCTCGGCGTCGCGGCGTCGAACCACGCCGCACGCCGGCTCGTCGCCGCCCCCTACCGCAGCGGCGGCCAGGCGCAGTACGTGCCCCGCAGCGTCCCGGAGCCGATCGGCGAGCGCTTCGCGGCCACACGCGAGTGGGCGCTGCACCGGCTCGGAGAGCCGCTCACCCTCGAGGCGCTGGCCCGCCATGCGGCCGTGTCGCCGCGCACGTTCTCGCGCCGCTTCGTCGAGGACACCGGCTACACCCCCATGCAGTGGGTCATGCGGGCGCGCATCGACCTCGCACGCGAGCTGCTCGAGCGCTCGGAGCTCGGCGTCGAGCAGATCGCCGCGGACGTCGGGCTCGGCACGGGGGCGAACCTCCGGCTGCACTTCCAGCGGATCCTCGACACGACGCCGACCGAGTACCGCCGCACGTTCACCCTCGGCTCGTAG
- a CDS encoding zinc-binding metallopeptidase family protein produces the protein MRIYSCRVCGNRLYFENSVCVRCGTGLGYSRDERDIVPVDGGGRHVDGAGIAWHVCRNLGLSGCTWLTTDEGGQCTACDLTRTRPHDGDAQGLAQFPVAERAKRQLVAELDRLGFRVVSRADDPGRGLCFDMLSSVGESVVIGHADGVITIDLAEADASHRVRVRDDLGEPYRTMIGHLRHESGHYFQWLLVQDPALVERGRALFGDETADYSAAIGRHYAEGPPADWRASYISAYATMHPFEDFAETWAHFLHIRDTIESAAATGLITVDPSAFSPFSALVTRVWMPLSLGLNLISRSLGDDDLYPFVIPAPVLDKLDFVAALRPSPA, from the coding sequence ATGAGGATCTACTCCTGCCGGGTCTGCGGCAACCGGCTCTACTTCGAGAACTCCGTCTGCGTGCGCTGCGGCACGGGCCTCGGCTACTCGCGGGACGAGCGGGACATCGTCCCCGTCGACGGGGGCGGACGGCACGTCGACGGCGCGGGCATCGCGTGGCACGTCTGCCGCAACCTCGGGCTCTCGGGATGCACCTGGCTCACGACGGACGAGGGCGGCCAGTGCACCGCATGCGATCTCACGCGCACGCGGCCGCACGACGGCGACGCGCAGGGCCTGGCGCAGTTCCCCGTGGCGGAGCGCGCGAAGCGACAGCTCGTCGCGGAGCTCGACCGCCTCGGCTTCCGCGTCGTGAGCCGGGCGGACGACCCCGGACGCGGGCTGTGCTTCGACATGCTGTCGAGCGTCGGCGAGAGCGTCGTCATCGGCCATGCGGACGGCGTCATCACCATCGACCTCGCCGAGGCCGACGCCTCGCACCGCGTGCGCGTGCGCGACGACCTCGGCGAGCCGTACCGCACGATGATCGGGCACCTGCGCCACGAGTCCGGGCACTACTTCCAGTGGCTCCTCGTCCAGGATCCCGCCCTCGTCGAGCGCGGGCGCGCCCTCTTCGGCGACGAGACCGCCGACTACTCCGCGGCGATCGGCAGGCACTACGCCGAGGGGCCGCCGGCCGACTGGAGGGCGTCGTACATCTCCGCATACGCGACGATGCACCCGTTCGAGGACTTCGCCGAGACGTGGGCGCACTTCCTCCACATCCGCGACACGATCGAGTCGGCCGCGGCGACGGGCCTCATCACGGTCGACCCGTCCGCCTTCTCGCCGTTCAGCGCGCTCGTGACGCGGGTGTGGATGCCGCTCTCCCTCGGCCTCAACCTCATCAGCCGCTCGCTGGGCGACGACGACCTGTACCCGTTCGTCATCCCCGCCCCCGTGCTCGACAAGCTCGACTTCGTCGCCGCGCTGCGGCCGTCCCCCGCCTGA
- a CDS encoding transglutaminase family protein has product MTHRTTYAYDEDVHDSHGVGRLVPRPLPWQIVAEHRVEVRPRPLALRTGLDGYGNELTSFQVTDPHRSLVVEATSDVRVEPPVYDAAALAAPWEESRPCASDAASAWAATEFALESPQAAHAEEAHDYAAPSLVPGRPVGEAVTDLVHRIHSDFAYDGAATTVTSTVEEVLRTRAGVCQDFAHLMLACLRSHGVAARYVSGYLATEPPPGEERMVGADASHAWVAVWLPGSDAWLAVDPTNDRWAGDRHVTVAWGRDYGDVAPVKGVIFTEARRSTLEVSVDVAPLGGVDDGRRMGG; this is encoded by the coding sequence GTGACGCACCGCACGACCTACGCGTACGACGAGGACGTGCACGACAGCCACGGCGTGGGGCGCCTCGTCCCGCGGCCGCTGCCCTGGCAGATCGTCGCCGAGCACCGCGTCGAGGTCCGCCCTCGGCCCCTCGCCCTGCGCACGGGGCTCGACGGATACGGCAACGAGCTCACCTCCTTCCAGGTGACCGACCCGCACCGGTCGCTCGTCGTCGAGGCGACGAGCGATGTGCGCGTGGAACCGCCCGTCTACGACGCCGCAGCCCTCGCCGCGCCGTGGGAGGAGTCGAGGCCGTGCGCGTCGGACGCGGCGTCGGCCTGGGCCGCGACGGAGTTCGCCCTCGAGTCGCCGCAGGCCGCTCACGCCGAGGAGGCGCACGACTACGCCGCCCCCTCCCTCGTGCCCGGGCGCCCCGTCGGGGAGGCGGTGACCGACCTCGTGCACCGCATCCACTCCGACTTCGCGTACGACGGCGCGGCCACGACCGTGACGAGCACCGTGGAAGAGGTGCTGCGCACGCGCGCGGGAGTGTGCCAGGACTTCGCGCACCTGATGCTCGCCTGCCTGCGAAGCCACGGCGTCGCGGCGCGCTACGTGAGCGGATACCTCGCGACCGAGCCGCCGCCGGGCGAGGAGCGCATGGTGGGCGCCGACGCCTCGCACGCCTGGGTCGCCGTCTGGCTGCCGGGATCGGACGCGTGGCTCGCCGTCGACCCCACCAACGACCGCTGGGCCGGCGATCGCCACGTCACCGTCGCCTGGGGGCGGGACTACGGAGACGTCGCGCCCGTGAAGGGTGTGATCTTCACCGAGGCACGACGGTCGACGCTGGAGGTGTCCGTCGATGTCGCCCCCCTGGGCGGCGTGGACGACGGGAGGAGGATGGGCGGATGA
- a CDS encoding circularly permuted type 2 ATP-grasp protein, which yields MSLLRDYGASLSQPTLPLPSTRGDGPARFDEVYGANGRRRPAWHGLATTLSELTADDLARIAAEGADLLADDGASAAQRGGSSRPWRLDPVPLVLDAAEWERLEVGLAQRAELLGAVLADLYGPQRLLADGVVPAAAVFGHAGFLRPLVGVSDPAPLVLTGTDLGRDADGAWRVLADRVQAPSGLGYAMENRRVMTRLMPGLHRESGTHRVEPFVSALRTALVHAAPRGDAIPRAVVLSPGTHSETAFDQAFLANVLGFPLVRGGDLVVRDGEVWMKPSGWPRTAPVDRVDVIVRRVDADWSDPLELRGESQLGVTGLVEAVRRGNVRVANGLGAGVLENPALLAYMADVCEHLLGEELRLGVAQSWWCGDAGHRETVLRRLDEAPETVIVRTIDGSGDDLSAASPAHLRSRIERHPLRYAAQLRMPLSQAPVLEGGRHDARIGGAPVTMRAFTVRDGTAQRPFVGGLAMVADGALTPATKDVWVRKAHADDPDQGIDRLVRTALARAVPVFSPRALDDLFWAGRYAERAEDVVRIVLTADGLTRGRRRSQSDGADALSAALARLCGTRGADRDEDHRSALLDADRPGSAADSLARLRDALAGVRDQLSDDTWRVFSATDRAAGLLRAEPGYPLADAAARTLTGLLSLYGVTASMMRDEGWNAFEAGRQLERALQVCLLVQATLPALTGPGAEDALEGVLGAAESAVTYRRRHGGSGRPVEALELLLADPDNPRSLASAVATLGGHLDALPLATGSTRPERLRDDLASRLGGHAPLEPGPRLAAFLSETVSALGRLADAIALVHFESGPLPQPMDAGAEGAAAETVTA from the coding sequence ATGAGCCTGCTGCGCGACTACGGCGCGTCCCTGTCACAGCCGACGCTTCCCCTCCCGAGCACGCGCGGCGACGGCCCGGCGCGCTTCGACGAGGTGTACGGCGCCAACGGCCGTCGGCGCCCGGCGTGGCACGGCCTCGCGACCACCCTCTCCGAGCTGACGGCCGACGACCTCGCGCGCATCGCCGCGGAGGGCGCCGACCTGCTCGCCGACGACGGCGCGAGCGCGGCGCAGCGCGGGGGGAGCTCCCGGCCGTGGCGGCTCGACCCCGTCCCGCTCGTGCTCGACGCCGCGGAATGGGAGCGGCTCGAGGTGGGGCTGGCGCAGCGCGCGGAGCTGCTCGGAGCCGTGCTCGCCGATCTCTACGGGCCGCAGCGCCTCCTCGCCGACGGCGTCGTGCCCGCCGCCGCCGTCTTCGGGCACGCGGGGTTCCTGCGCCCGCTCGTCGGCGTCTCCGACCCCGCGCCGCTCGTCCTCACGGGCACCGACCTCGGGCGGGACGCCGACGGCGCCTGGCGCGTGCTGGCGGATCGCGTGCAGGCGCCGTCGGGGCTCGGGTACGCGATGGAGAACCGCCGGGTCATGACACGCCTGATGCCGGGGCTCCACCGCGAGAGCGGCACGCACCGCGTCGAGCCGTTCGTGTCCGCGCTGCGGACGGCGCTCGTGCATGCGGCCCCGCGGGGCGACGCGATCCCGCGCGCGGTCGTGCTGTCCCCCGGGACGCATTCCGAGACCGCCTTCGACCAGGCGTTCCTCGCGAACGTGCTCGGCTTCCCGCTCGTCCGCGGGGGCGACCTCGTCGTCCGCGACGGCGAGGTCTGGATGAAGCCGTCGGGATGGCCCCGCACGGCGCCCGTCGACCGCGTCGACGTGATCGTCCGGCGCGTGGACGCCGACTGGAGCGATCCGCTCGAGCTGCGGGGAGAGTCGCAGCTCGGCGTGACGGGTCTCGTCGAGGCGGTGCGCCGCGGCAATGTGCGCGTCGCGAACGGCCTCGGCGCCGGCGTGCTCGAGAATCCGGCGCTGCTGGCGTACATGGCGGACGTCTGCGAGCACCTGCTCGGCGAGGAGCTGCGTCTCGGCGTCGCCCAGAGCTGGTGGTGCGGGGACGCCGGCCACCGAGAGACCGTCCTGCGTCGGCTGGACGAGGCCCCCGAGACCGTCATCGTCCGCACGATCGACGGCTCCGGCGACGACCTCTCCGCGGCGTCGCCGGCGCACCTGCGATCGCGCATCGAGCGGCATCCACTGCGCTACGCGGCGCAGCTGCGGATGCCGCTGTCGCAGGCGCCCGTGCTCGAGGGAGGGCGGCACGACGCGCGGATCGGCGGGGCCCCCGTCACGATGCGCGCCTTCACGGTGCGCGACGGCACCGCCCAGCGGCCGTTCGTCGGCGGCCTCGCCATGGTCGCGGACGGCGCCCTGACGCCGGCGACCAAGGACGTGTGGGTGCGGAAGGCGCATGCCGACGACCCCGATCAGGGAATCGACAGGCTCGTCCGCACCGCCCTCGCCCGCGCCGTCCCCGTGTTCTCGCCGCGCGCCCTCGACGACCTCTTCTGGGCCGGGCGCTACGCCGAGCGGGCCGAGGACGTCGTGCGCATCGTCCTCACGGCCGACGGCCTCACGCGCGGTCGGCGCCGGTCGCAGTCGGACGGCGCCGACGCCCTGAGCGCGGCGCTGGCGCGGCTGTGCGGCACGCGCGGAGCCGACCGGGACGAGGACCACCGCTCCGCGCTGCTCGACGCGGATCGCCCGGGCTCGGCGGCCGACTCCCTCGCACGCCTGCGCGACGCGCTCGCCGGTGTGCGCGATCAGCTCTCCGACGACACGTGGCGCGTGTTCAGCGCGACGGATCGCGCGGCCGGCCTGCTGCGCGCCGAGCCCGGCTACCCTCTCGCCGACGCCGCGGCGCGCACGCTCACGGGCCTGCTCTCCCTCTACGGCGTGACGGCGAGCATGATGCGCGACGAGGGCTGGAACGCGTTCGAGGCGGGGCGGCAGCTCGAGAGGGCGCTGCAGGTGTGCCTGCTCGTGCAGGCGACGCTGCCCGCGCTGACGGGACCGGGAGCGGAGGACGCGCTGGAGGGCGTGCTCGGAGCCGCCGAGAGCGCCGTGACGTACCGCAGACGACACGGCGGATCCGGCCGGCCCGTCGAGGCGCTCGAGCTGCTGCTCGCGGACCCCGACAACCCGCGTTCGCTCGCCTCCGCCGTCGCCACCCTCGGCGGCCATCTCGACGCGCTGCCGCTCGCGACCGGCTCCACCCGCCCTGAGCGTCTGCGCGACGACCTCGCCTCGCGGCTCGGCGGCCACGCCCCCCTCGAGCCGGGCCCGCGCCTGGCCGCCTTCCTCTCCGAGACGGTCTCCGCCCTGGGCCGGCTCGCCGACGCCATCGCGCTCGTGCACTTCGAGTCCGGTCCGCTGCCGCAGCCGATGGACGCCGGCGCCGAGGGCGCGGCCGCCGAGACGGTGACGGCGTGA
- a CDS encoding ABC transporter ATP-binding protein gives MTSAPALAGSPSAPPGGPEPRTAVSAAAADKVFPLGRGRTLQALAEVDIEIAEGEFVAIIGPSGCGKSTVLRLAAGLDVPTSGSVEIFGDTPQTLAAQHRLGVAFQEHALLPWASVRENVALPYRVSGRTVDDARVDGLIELVGLGGFEKARPRQLSGGMRQRASIARALVLSPDLLLLDEPFGALDAVTRRRMNAELARIWAEERITTILVTHDVDEALILADRVVVMTGRPGHVRTTVEVAFPRPRGTETTRSPAFHDLVDELTSLLDADEGA, from the coding sequence ATGACCTCTGCGCCCGCGCTCGCAGGTTCCCCCTCGGCCCCGCCCGGCGGGCCGGAGCCGCGCACGGCGGTCTCGGCCGCCGCCGCCGACAAGGTCTTCCCCCTCGGTCGCGGCAGGACGCTGCAGGCGCTCGCCGAGGTCGACATCGAGATCGCCGAGGGCGAGTTCGTCGCCATCATCGGTCCGTCGGGATGCGGCAAGTCGACCGTGCTGCGGCTCGCGGCGGGACTCGACGTCCCGACGAGCGGCAGCGTCGAGATCTTCGGCGACACCCCGCAGACGCTCGCCGCCCAGCATCGTCTGGGCGTCGCCTTCCAGGAGCATGCGCTCCTGCCCTGGGCCTCCGTCCGCGAGAACGTCGCCCTGCCGTACCGGGTGTCCGGGCGCACGGTCGACGACGCCCGCGTCGACGGGCTCATCGAGCTCGTCGGCCTGGGCGGCTTCGAGAAGGCGCGGCCCAGGCAGCTCTCCGGCGGCATGCGCCAGCGCGCGTCGATCGCCCGGGCGCTCGTGCTGAGCCCCGACCTCCTTCTCCTGGACGAGCCGTTCGGCGCGCTCGACGCTGTCACCCGGCGCAGGATGAACGCCGAGCTCGCGCGCATCTGGGCGGAGGAGCGCATCACGACGATCCTCGTCACGCACGACGTCGACGAGGCGCTCATCCTCGCCGACCGCGTCGTCGTCATGACGGGGCGCCCCGGACACGTCCGCACGACCGTCGAGGTCGCCTTCCCTCGTCCGCGCGGCACCGAGACGACGCGCAGCCCCGCGTTCCACGATCTCGTGGACGAGCTCACGAGCCTGCTCGACGCCGACGAGGGCGCGTGA